Proteins encoded together in one Streptomyces sp. TLI_171 window:
- a CDS encoding dihydrodipicolinate synthase family protein, protein MTAHQPAFAGLVPPVVTPLTADGEIDAPSLERLVRFLLEGGVDGLFALGSSSETAYLTEAQRTRALEIVIGANAGQVPVIAGCIETTTNRVVERALISRTAGADAVVATAPFYTRTHPVEIERHFRMVAAAAELPLFAYDIPVCVHNKLDTGLLLRLAADGVLAGVKDSSGDDVAFRYLCLGARELPDFAVLTGHEVVVDGALLGGADGVVPGLGNVDPHGYRRLLDHAAAGDWAAAAAEQDRLARLFEIVTVARDTSGTAAGLGAFKTALMLRGVITTNAMSAPMAVYDAAQTAAVAAVLDRAGLR, encoded by the coding sequence ATGACCGCCCATCAGCCCGCCTTCGCCGGCCTCGTCCCGCCCGTCGTCACCCCGCTCACCGCCGACGGCGAGATCGACGCCCCTTCGCTGGAGCGGCTCGTCCGGTTCCTGCTGGAGGGCGGCGTCGACGGCCTGTTCGCGCTCGGCAGCTCCAGCGAGACCGCGTACCTCACCGAGGCGCAGCGCACCCGCGCCCTGGAGATCGTCATCGGCGCGAACGCCGGTCAGGTTCCGGTGATCGCCGGCTGCATCGAAACCACCACCAACCGGGTCGTCGAACGGGCGCTGATCTCCCGCACGGCGGGCGCGGACGCGGTGGTCGCCACCGCCCCGTTCTACACCCGCACCCACCCCGTGGAGATCGAGCGGCACTTCCGGATGGTCGCCGCCGCCGCCGAACTCCCGCTGTTCGCCTACGACATCCCGGTCTGCGTGCACAACAAGCTGGACACCGGCCTGCTGCTGCGGCTCGCCGCGGACGGCGTGCTGGCCGGTGTCAAGGACTCCTCCGGCGACGACGTCGCCTTCCGCTACCTCTGCCTCGGCGCCCGCGAACTCCCGGACTTCGCCGTGCTGACCGGCCACGAGGTGGTGGTCGACGGCGCGCTGCTCGGCGGCGCGGACGGTGTCGTGCCCGGCCTCGGCAACGTCGACCCGCACGGCTACCGCCGTCTCCTCGACCACGCGGCGGCGGGCGACTGGGCCGCTGCCGCGGCCGAACAGGACCGCCTGGCCCGGCTGTTCGAGATCGTCACGGTCGCCCGGGACACCTCGGGCACCGCCGCCGGACTCGGCGCCTTCAAGACCGCCCTGATGCTGCGCGGCGTCATCACCACCAATGCGATGAGCGCCCCCATGGCCGTGTACGACGCCGCGCAGACCGCCGCCGTCGCCGCCGTCCTCGACCGGGCCGGCCTGCGTTGA
- a CDS encoding ROK family protein → MTPARQDQAPGAATATGATTGGAVVAGVDIGGTKISAALVGPDGVPGPAVTVPTPAADGPAAVLAAVAAAVRALGGEPVAVGIGSAGVIDPAAGTVRSATDAMPGWAGTELRSGVEQLLGLPVAVDNDVHAHALGEAWTGAARGAHCVLLVAVGTGVGGSLLIDGRVHHGARQVAGHLGHIAVPEADGLPCTCGGAGHVEAVAAGPALLAAHHRAGGHPAADLRAVAERAADGEPLAAETLATGARALGRAIGGLANVLDPDLVLIGGGVSHCGPAWWEPLRTAFAAELLPPIAELPLTPCRLGTSAAVVGAARLAWRRLS, encoded by the coding sequence TTGACCCCGGCCCGCCAGGACCAGGCTCCTGGCGCCGCAACCGCCACCGGCGCCACCACCGGCGGCGCCGTCGTCGCCGGGGTCGACATCGGGGGGACGAAGATCTCCGCCGCCCTGGTCGGCCCGGACGGGGTGCCCGGCCCCGCGGTGACGGTGCCCACGCCCGCCGCGGACGGCCCGGCCGCGGTGCTGGCCGCCGTTGCCGCAGCGGTGCGGGCGCTGGGCGGGGAGCCGGTCGCGGTCGGGATCGGCAGCGCCGGGGTGATCGATCCCGCTGCGGGCACCGTGCGCTCGGCGACCGACGCGATGCCGGGCTGGGCGGGGACCGAACTGCGCTCCGGCGTCGAGCAGTTGCTCGGTCTCCCGGTCGCCGTGGACAACGACGTCCACGCGCACGCACTCGGCGAGGCCTGGACGGGCGCCGCCCGCGGCGCCCACTGCGTGCTGCTGGTCGCCGTCGGCACCGGCGTCGGCGGGTCGCTGCTCATCGACGGCCGGGTGCACCACGGCGCGCGACAGGTCGCCGGGCACCTCGGCCACATCGCCGTCCCCGAGGCGGACGGCCTGCCCTGCACCTGCGGCGGCGCCGGCCACGTCGAGGCGGTCGCCGCCGGCCCCGCCCTGCTCGCCGCCCACCACCGCGCGGGCGGCCACCCCGCCGCCGACCTGCGCGCCGTCGCCGAACGGGCCGCGGACGGCGAACCGCTCGCCGCCGAGACCCTGGCCACCGGCGCCCGCGCGCTCGGCCGGGCGATCGGCGGGCTCGCCAACGTCCTCGACCCCGACCTTGTCCTGATCGGCGGCGGCGTCAGCCACTGCGGCCCGGCCTGGTGGGAGCCGCTGCGCACCGCCTTCGCCGCCGAACTTCTCCCGCCGATCGCCGAACTCCCGCTCACCCCTTGCCGGTTGGGCACCTCCGCCGCCGTCGTCGGCGCGGCCCGGCTGGCCTGGCGACGCCTCAGCTGA
- a CDS encoding N-acetylmannosamine-6-phosphate 2-epimerase: MTLRRLPPVLDRLRGRLIVSCQAYPGEPLRDPDAMRRMALAVLAGGAAGLRAQGLADLRAIRAATDVPLIGLWKDGASGVVITPTAEHVRQVAATGAEVVALDATSRPRPDGRALAESFAAAHEAGALVMADVATFDEGLRAADSGADLVGTTLSGYTGDSPRLPGPDLDLVARLSARLDVPVIAEGRIHTPAQARAALEAGAFAVVVGTAITHPTTLSRWFATALDTPA; encoded by the coding sequence ATGACACTCCGCCGGCTCCCACCCGTCCTCGACCGGCTCCGCGGGCGGCTGATCGTCTCCTGCCAGGCCTATCCCGGCGAACCGCTGCGCGATCCCGACGCGATGCGGCGGATGGCGCTCGCCGTGCTGGCGGGTGGCGCGGCCGGGCTGCGGGCGCAGGGCCTGGCGGACCTGCGGGCGATCCGGGCGGCCACCGACGTCCCGCTGATCGGGCTCTGGAAGGACGGTGCGTCGGGAGTGGTGATCACGCCGACCGCCGAGCACGTCCGGCAGGTCGCGGCGACGGGGGCGGAGGTCGTCGCCCTGGACGCGACCTCCCGGCCGCGCCCGGACGGCCGGGCCCTGGCGGAGTCCTTCGCGGCGGCGCACGAGGCGGGCGCGCTGGTGATGGCGGACGTCGCGACCTTCGACGAGGGTCTGCGGGCAGCCGATTCGGGCGCGGACCTGGTCGGGACGACGCTCTCCGGCTACACCGGGGACTCCCCCCGCCTGCCGGGGCCGGACCTCGACCTGGTCGCCCGGCTGTCCGCCCGCCTCGACGTCCCGGTGATCGCCGAGGGCCGCATCCACACCCCCGCCCAGGCCCGGGCCGCCCTGGAGGCCGGCGCCTTCGCGGTCGTGGTGGGCACCGCGATCACCCACCCGACCACGCTCTCCCGCTGGTTCGCCACCGCCCTCGACACCCCGGCCTGA
- a CDS encoding DUF4386 domain-containing protein yields the protein MTPSAPSRKLATAAGLCYLLTHVTAIGAVALYGPVLHDTGYVLGAGADRRVLLGALAEILLLIGIVGTACALYPAVRRHGEASAVGYVALRTLEAAVIAIGIVALLAVLTLRRQPPAGSDPAALLTTARGLLAVHDWTFLLGPNFVCGANTTVLAALMFRSRLVPRYVAVLGLVGGPLLLATAVAELFGLYAQLSTIGALTALPVFAWELTLALNLLIRGFRPAPALRAPEGTDSTGAVGAAARGAVG from the coding sequence GTGACACCTTCCGCGCCGTCCAGAAAGCTCGCGACCGCTGCGGGCCTGTGCTACCTGCTCACCCACGTCACCGCGATCGGCGCGGTCGCCCTGTACGGGCCGGTGCTGCACGACACCGGCTACGTCCTCGGCGCCGGAGCCGACCGGCGCGTCCTGCTCGGGGCGCTCGCCGAAATCCTGCTGCTCATCGGCATCGTGGGCACCGCCTGCGCCCTGTACCCCGCGGTCCGCCGCCACGGCGAGGCCTCCGCCGTCGGCTACGTCGCACTGCGCACCCTGGAAGCCGCGGTCATCGCCATCGGCATCGTCGCGCTGCTCGCCGTGCTGACGCTCCGTCGGCAGCCGCCCGCCGGGTCCGACCCGGCCGCGCTGCTCACCACCGCCCGCGGCCTGCTCGCCGTCCACGACTGGACCTTCCTGCTCGGCCCCAACTTCGTCTGCGGCGCCAACACCACCGTGCTCGCCGCGCTGATGTTCCGCTCCCGCCTGGTGCCCCGCTACGTCGCCGTCCTCGGCCTGGTCGGCGGGCCGTTGCTGCTCGCCACCGCCGTCGCCGAACTCTTCGGCCTCTATGCACAGTTGTCCACGATCGGCGCGCTCACGGCCCTCCCGGTGTTCGCCTGGGAGCTCACCCTCGCGCTGAACCTGCTCATCAGGGGCTTCCGGCCGGCGCCCGCCCTGCGCGCGCCGGAGGGGACGGACTCGACCGGCGCGGTGGGAGCCGCGGCCCGAGGTGCCGTCGGGTGA
- a CDS encoding TetR/AcrR family transcriptional regulator C-terminal domain-containing protein, with the protein MTRAPDSARRSPLNRERVLLAAVALADRIGIEALSMRGLAQELGVVPMALYKHVANKDELLDGMVEVIVGEIVRPEADGDWRAGVRGRILSARAALLRHPWAARAIESRSRPTPAVLGYLDSVIGAFRTGGVSADLTHHAMHALGSRVWGFTQELFPAPPGDAGLDPEPMAAQLQQLAAHFPHLVEIVAARSHDPGSTVGGGCDDQFEFEFALDVLLDGFERLHRRGWTSTH; encoded by the coding sequence ATGACCCGAGCCCCGGACTCCGCACGCCGGTCGCCGCTCAACCGGGAGCGGGTGCTGCTGGCCGCGGTCGCTCTCGCCGACCGGATCGGGATCGAGGCGCTGAGCATGCGCGGGCTGGCCCAGGAACTGGGCGTGGTGCCAATGGCGCTGTACAAGCACGTCGCCAACAAGGACGAGCTGCTGGACGGCATGGTCGAGGTGATCGTCGGCGAGATCGTCCGGCCCGAGGCCGACGGCGACTGGCGGGCGGGAGTGCGCGGGCGGATCCTGTCGGCGCGCGCCGCGCTGCTGCGGCACCCGTGGGCGGCCCGGGCGATCGAGAGCCGGAGCAGGCCGACCCCGGCGGTGCTCGGCTACCTGGACTCGGTGATCGGCGCCTTCCGGACCGGCGGCGTCTCCGCCGACCTGACGCACCATGCGATGCACGCCCTGGGCAGCCGGGTGTGGGGCTTCACCCAGGAGCTGTTCCCCGCGCCGCCGGGCGACGCCGGACTCGACCCCGAGCCGATGGCAGCCCAACTCCAGCAGTTGGCCGCGCACTTCCCGCATCTGGTGGAGATCGTCGCGGCCCGCTCGCACGACCCGGGCTCGACGGTCGGCGGCGGCTGCGACGACCAGTTCGAGTTCGAGTTCGCGCTGGACGTCCTGCTCGACGGCTTCGAGCGCCTGCACCGCCGGGGCTGGACCTCCACCCACTGA
- a CDS encoding exo-alpha-sialidase: MALSPPHARTLLVAAALAAATLPLTGGAAGATTPVGQSAAVGQDCASGGRIQETVVNNTAAPTTFTLSWPGNGTWTASVAAFDSAHFYFTKPSGTAYSFRTTTPEGFDRTVSGTLDCSNALDANVSLECPRNADGSLPASHRLRVTLDNRTVTAQTFTVAWPGRPYSPWTVTVPAMSGDSSLYWTVPNGTPYTFNLSSTTSSWSESESGTASCGLAAGTPGMNAQTVLTTSSPIGGVNTLAADGVSYTTTTTTAKSVRIPALAETASGTVIATADARIDGGADLGGGTNNIQVAMVRSTDGGVTFSAPRIIAHPPTTKEGYGDSSLLVDRTTGRVFCFFTYSPKVGVGYYGSTAGDTSASAATNTHISYVYSDDDGATWSSVVDLNPSVRDASWAGMFASSGHGVQLASGRLVQPMVYHDAAGDHAANLYSDDHGASWHSGGSAATGVNESKAIQRGTGKVVQNMRSNAGGNRWYATAAGAGDVAGAFGAAWNSGLLDPGCNGDEVSYLKPTDVDAAGRPLLSSTAVLSNAATSNNATRQDLTVRISQDDGASWPHRALLKAGPSGYSSAAVLNDGTVADLYEIGSTGGIVYTAFTTAWVSGS, from the coding sequence GTGGCCCTGTCCCCTCCGCACGCCCGCACCCTCCTCGTGGCCGCCGCGCTCGCCGCGGCGACCCTCCCGCTGACCGGCGGCGCCGCCGGCGCGACCACCCCCGTCGGCCAGTCCGCCGCGGTCGGCCAGGACTGCGCGTCCGGCGGCCGGATCCAGGAGACGGTGGTGAACAACACCGCCGCGCCGACCACGTTCACCCTGTCCTGGCCCGGCAACGGCACCTGGACGGCGAGCGTGGCGGCCTTCGACTCCGCGCACTTCTACTTCACCAAGCCGTCCGGCACGGCCTACTCCTTCCGCACCACCACGCCGGAGGGCTTTGACCGCACCGTCAGCGGGACCCTCGACTGCTCGAACGCGCTGGACGCCAACGTCAGCCTGGAGTGCCCGCGCAACGCCGACGGCTCGCTGCCCGCCAGCCACCGCCTGCGGGTGACGCTCGACAACCGGACGGTCACCGCGCAGACCTTCACCGTCGCCTGGCCGGGCCGCCCCTACTCGCCGTGGACGGTCACCGTCCCGGCGATGTCGGGCGACTCCTCGCTGTACTGGACCGTCCCGAACGGCACCCCGTACACCTTCAACCTGTCGTCCACCACCAGCAGTTGGAGCGAGAGCGAGTCCGGCACGGCGAGCTGCGGACTGGCGGCGGGCACCCCGGGAATGAACGCGCAGACGGTGCTGACCACCAGCAGCCCGATCGGCGGCGTCAACACCCTGGCGGCAGACGGCGTCTCGTACACCACCACGACCACCACCGCCAAGTCGGTGCGGATCCCGGCGCTGGCCGAGACCGCCTCCGGCACGGTGATCGCCACCGCCGACGCCCGGATCGACGGCGGCGCGGACCTGGGCGGCGGGACCAACAACATCCAGGTGGCGATGGTCCGTTCGACCGACGGCGGGGTGACCTTCTCGGCGCCGCGGATCATCGCGCACCCGCCCACCACCAAGGAGGGCTACGGCGACTCCAGCCTGCTGGTGGACCGCACCACCGGCCGGGTGTTCTGCTTCTTCACCTACTCGCCGAAGGTCGGCGTCGGCTACTACGGCTCCACCGCGGGCGACACCTCCGCGTCCGCCGCCACCAACACCCACATCAGCTACGTGTACTCGGACGACGACGGCGCCACCTGGAGCTCCGTCGTCGACCTCAACCCGTCGGTTCGGGACGCGAGTTGGGCGGGCATGTTCGCCTCGTCCGGGCACGGCGTGCAGCTCGCCTCGGGCCGCCTGGTGCAGCCGATGGTGTACCACGACGCGGCGGGCGACCACGCGGCGAACCTCTACTCGGACGACCACGGCGCGAGTTGGCACTCCGGCGGCTCGGCGGCGACCGGTGTGAACGAGTCCAAGGCGATCCAGCGCGGCACCGGCAAGGTGGTCCAGAACATGCGCTCCAACGCGGGCGGCAACCGCTGGTACGCCACCGCCGCGGGTGCCGGCGACGTCGCCGGAGCCTTCGGCGCCGCGTGGAACTCCGGTCTGCTGGACCCGGGTTGCAACGGCGACGAGGTGTCCTACCTGAAGCCCACCGACGTCGACGCCGCCGGGCGCCCGCTGCTGAGCAGCACCGCGGTGCTGTCCAACGCGGCCACCTCCAACAACGCCACCCGGCAGGACCTCACCGTCCGGATCAGCCAGGACGACGGCGCGAGCTGGCCGCACCGGGCGCTGCTGAAGGCCGGCCCGAGCGGCTACTCGAGCGCGGCGGTGCTGAACGACGGCACGGTGGCCGACCTGTACGAGATCGGCAGCACCGGCGGCATCGTCTACACGGCCTTCACCACCGCCTGGGTGAGCGGTTCCTGA